From the Temnothorax longispinosus isolate EJ_2023e chromosome 6, Tlon_JGU_v1, whole genome shotgun sequence genome, one window contains:
- the LOC139815008 gene encoding uncharacterized protein isoform X1 produces MADPDPDPHTKSPKPKSVKPAGVAGECVCEHCDFIRRVLIPEMVHDRYFCEPGSREFVEFDSVDVEHFDRKSNRKNMLHRVTARVKFSGVTHSFPLIIKLPEPHVNLLSSSPFLNEEMFYSKMTLNYGTDGIPKCYLSDLGRYDRPVIVLEDLAARGYTQVDDKLDEDHLKLCMKALATIHGKGLKLRACRFPVFREFYAKLSVPADWLHFHTSTQTGNIRSFEAQDNPGSLDTSLYSALPVDGDLSEKIRKKRDVTTKLELNDFWTICHGNFTRNNLLFRYENGKPSDVKVIDWSTMRYCSPSIDFGHILLQNLPDDRDDNLSTIEAFCRNILRIYLDAVKDEYPEVDRELLEREIIANMPFAYGTIENRVLREAGMMLHTLDRLGSFD; encoded by the exons ATGGCCGACCCAGATCCCGATCCTCACACGAAGTCGCCCAAGCCCAAGTCGGTGAAGCCAGCGGGAGTCGCGGGGGAGTGCGTATGCGAGCACTGCGACTTCATAAGGCGAGTATTGATACCGGAGATGGTCCACGATCGTTATTTCTGCGAGCCCGGATCCAGGGAGTTCGTCGAGTTCGATTCCGTCGACGTGGAGCACTTCGACCGGAAGAGTAATCGCAAGAACATGTTACACCGGGTGACGGCGCGCGTAAAGTTTTCCGGCGTGACACATAGCTTTCCTCTTATTATCAAGCTGCCTGAACCGCACGTGAATCTTCTGTCGTCCAGCCCGTTCCTGAACGAGGAGATGTTTTACAGCAAGATGACGCTCAACTACGGAACGGACGGTATCCCGAAGTGTTACCTGTCCGACCTGGGTCGATACGATCGGCCTGTTATCGTGTTGGAGGATCTGGCCGCGCGCGGTTACACCCAAGTAGATGATAAATTGGACGAGGATCATCTGAAATTGTGCATGAAAGCTTTGGCGACGATTCACGGCAAGGGACTGAAGCTGAGGGCGTGTAGGTTTCCCGTTTTCAGGGAGTTCTATGCGAAACTGTCTGTACCGGCGGACTGGTTGCACTTTCATACAAGCACTCAGACAGGCAACATCAG ATCATTTGAAGCACAGGATAATCCTGGAAGTTTGGACACTTCATTATATTCCGCATTGCCAGTCGATGGAGACCTCTCcgagaaaataagaaaaaagcgAGACGTAACGACCAAATTGGAGCTCAACGATTTTTGGACCATCTGCCATGGTAATTTCACGCGGAATAACTTGTTGTTCAGGTACGAGAATGGGAAGCCGAGTGACGTAAAAGTGATCGATTGGAGCACAATGAGGTATTGTTCACCATCGATTGATTTCGGTCACATTCTCCTCCAAAATCTGCCCGACGACCGCGACGATAATCTATCGACGATCGAGGCATTTTGTCGGAATATTTTGCGGATTTATTTAGATGCTGTGAAAGACGAGTATCCGGAAGTGGATCGTGAACTTTTGGAACGAGAAATTATCGCTAACATGCCGTTTGCGTACGGCACCATTGAAAATCGCGTGCTCAGAGAAGCAGGGATGATGTTGCATACGCTCGACCGTTTAGGTAGCTTCGATTAA
- the LOC139815008 gene encoding uncharacterized protein isoform X2, protein MVHDRYFCEPGSREFVEFDSVDVEHFDRKSNRKNMLHRVTARVKFSGVTHSFPLIIKLPEPHVNLLSSSPFLNEEMFYSKMTLNYGTDGIPKCYLSDLGRYDRPVIVLEDLAARGYTQVDDKLDEDHLKLCMKALATIHGKGLKLRACRFPVFREFYAKLSVPADWLHFHTSTQTGNIRSFEAQDNPGSLDTSLYSALPVDGDLSEKIRKKRDVTTKLELNDFWTICHGNFTRNNLLFRYENGKPSDVKVIDWSTMRYCSPSIDFGHILLQNLPDDRDDNLSTIEAFCRNILRIYLDAVKDEYPEVDRELLEREIIANMPFAYGTIENRVLREAGMMLHTLDRLGSFD, encoded by the exons ATGGTCCACGATCGTTATTTCTGCGAGCCCGGATCCAGGGAGTTCGTCGAGTTCGATTCCGTCGACGTGGAGCACTTCGACCGGAAGAGTAATCGCAAGAACATGTTACACCGGGTGACGGCGCGCGTAAAGTTTTCCGGCGTGACACATAGCTTTCCTCTTATTATCAAGCTGCCTGAACCGCACGTGAATCTTCTGTCGTCCAGCCCGTTCCTGAACGAGGAGATGTTTTACAGCAAGATGACGCTCAACTACGGAACGGACGGTATCCCGAAGTGTTACCTGTCCGACCTGGGTCGATACGATCGGCCTGTTATCGTGTTGGAGGATCTGGCCGCGCGCGGTTACACCCAAGTAGATGATAAATTGGACGAGGATCATCTGAAATTGTGCATGAAAGCTTTGGCGACGATTCACGGCAAGGGACTGAAGCTGAGGGCGTGTAGGTTTCCCGTTTTCAGGGAGTTCTATGCGAAACTGTCTGTACCGGCGGACTGGTTGCACTTTCATACAAGCACTCAGACAGGCAACATCAG ATCATTTGAAGCACAGGATAATCCTGGAAGTTTGGACACTTCATTATATTCCGCATTGCCAGTCGATGGAGACCTCTCcgagaaaataagaaaaaagcgAGACGTAACGACCAAATTGGAGCTCAACGATTTTTGGACCATCTGCCATGGTAATTTCACGCGGAATAACTTGTTGTTCAGGTACGAGAATGGGAAGCCGAGTGACGTAAAAGTGATCGATTGGAGCACAATGAGGTATTGTTCACCATCGATTGATTTCGGTCACATTCTCCTCCAAAATCTGCCCGACGACCGCGACGATAATCTATCGACGATCGAGGCATTTTGTCGGAATATTTTGCGGATTTATTTAGATGCTGTGAAAGACGAGTATCCGGAAGTGGATCGTGAACTTTTGGAACGAGAAATTATCGCTAACATGCCGTTTGCGTACGGCACCATTGAAAATCGCGTGCTCAGAGAAGCAGGGATGATGTTGCATACGCTCGACCGTTTAGGTAGCTTCGATTAA